The following are from one region of the Streptomyces rubrogriseus genome:
- a CDS encoding YihY/virulence factor BrkB family protein — protein sequence MQPASDSPERPSGRLHRARVLYRNVSKRRTAWLLLKDTVNSCMEYRILGLAAEAAFFTLLSVPPLLLSLLGLLGYVDSWIGADTTESLRDNILDASRAVLSEKGVRQITEPILDDVMKGGRPDVISIGFLFALWSGSRAVNVFIDTITVMYGLDGVRGIVRTRLMAFLLFIVALLIGSIALPLMVAGPDAVVRVVPWSTTVVQVLYWPVVIILSVAFLTTLYHVSVPVRSPWIEDVPGALVALAMWVLGSFLLRIYLTSTVEGPTIYGSLAAPVAVLLWIGVSAFAVLVGAAVNAAIDRVWPAAATAAAREANERLRQAQVAEYVARTTANGEGDPDMPSEFPERWSRFLPPEDVTARLRTHPKSAPPANHTHNHDNGDDAS from the coding sequence GTGCAGCCAGCAAGTGACTCTCCCGAACGGCCCTCGGGCCGGCTCCACCGTGCCCGGGTCCTGTACCGGAACGTCTCCAAACGCAGGACCGCCTGGCTGCTGCTGAAGGACACGGTCAACTCGTGCATGGAGTACCGCATCCTCGGCCTGGCCGCCGAGGCCGCCTTCTTCACCCTGCTCTCGGTGCCGCCCCTGCTGCTGAGCCTCCTCGGACTGCTCGGCTACGTCGACTCCTGGATCGGCGCCGACACCACCGAGAGCCTGCGTGACAACATCCTGGACGCCTCCCGCGCGGTGCTCTCCGAGAAGGGCGTCCGGCAGATCACCGAGCCGATCCTGGACGACGTGATGAAGGGCGGCCGGCCCGACGTCATCTCCATCGGCTTCCTCTTCGCCCTGTGGTCCGGATCCCGCGCGGTGAACGTCTTCATCGACACCATCACCGTGATGTACGGCCTCGACGGCGTCCGGGGCATCGTCAGGACCCGCCTGATGGCCTTCCTCCTCTTCATCGTGGCCCTGCTGATCGGGTCGATCGCGCTGCCGCTGATGGTGGCCGGACCGGACGCCGTGGTGCGGGTCGTGCCCTGGTCGACGACGGTCGTGCAGGTGCTGTACTGGCCGGTCGTCATCATCCTCTCCGTGGCCTTCCTGACCACGCTGTACCACGTGTCGGTACCGGTGCGCTCGCCCTGGATCGAGGACGTCCCCGGCGCGCTGGTCGCCCTCGCCATGTGGGTGCTGGGCAGCTTCCTGCTGCGCATCTACCTCACCAGCACCGTCGAGGGCCCCACCATCTACGGCTCCCTCGCCGCGCCCGTCGCCGTGCTGCTGTGGATCGGGGTGTCCGCGTTCGCGGTGCTCGTCGGCGCTGCGGTCAACGCGGCCATCGACCGGGTGTGGCCGGCCGCCGCGACCGCCGCCGCCCGCGAGGCCAACGAGCGACTGCGCCAGGCCCAGGTCGCCGAGTACGTGGCCCGTACGACCGCGAACGGCGAGGGCGACCCCGACATGCCCTCCGAGTTCCCCGAGCGCTGGTCCCGCTTCCTGCCCCCCGAGGACGTCACGGCCCGGCTGCGCACCCACCCGAAGAGCGCGCCCCCCGCGAACCACACCCACAACCACGACAACGGCGACGACGCTTCCTGA
- a CDS encoding ABC transporter permease, whose product MSTYSFLIRRVLQALAVVLLVTVVVFCLLHALPGGPARGILGPQATASQIAAFNHEQGLDKPLPVQYVYYLNQLVHGDLGMSYTLNEPVSQLITERLPKTLLLTVLSAVVGLLVAVPLGVWQAVRRNKPVDYVITTLSFIAYSTPVYFLGLILVLVFSQVLPWFPAQAPQGNSVADVLSQPQGLVLPVVAGAATMVAVFSRYMRSATLENLTEDYVRTARAGGTRPRAILTRHVFRNSLTPVVAMLGYYIPVLFGGALVVEQLFNYPGMGLLFWTAAQSSDYPVLLGCVLVISVATVTGTLLADVLQRVIDPRVKAGRS is encoded by the coding sequence ATGAGCACATACTCCTTCCTGATCAGGCGGGTCCTGCAGGCCCTGGCGGTGGTCCTCCTCGTGACCGTCGTGGTGTTCTGCCTGCTGCACGCCCTGCCCGGGGGACCCGCCCGCGGCATCCTCGGCCCCCAGGCCACCGCCTCGCAGATCGCCGCCTTCAACCACGAGCAGGGGCTCGACAAGCCGCTGCCGGTTCAGTACGTCTACTACCTGAACCAGCTGGTCCACGGCGATCTCGGCATGTCCTACACCCTCAACGAACCCGTCTCCCAGCTGATCACCGAGCGGCTGCCGAAGACCCTGCTGCTGACCGTGCTCTCGGCGGTCGTCGGCCTGCTGGTCGCGGTCCCGCTCGGCGTGTGGCAGGCCGTCCGCCGCAACAAGCCGGTCGACTACGTCATCACCACGCTCAGCTTCATCGCCTACTCCACCCCCGTGTACTTCCTCGGACTGATCCTGGTCCTCGTCTTCAGCCAGGTCCTGCCCTGGTTCCCGGCCCAGGCACCCCAGGGCAACAGCGTCGCCGACGTCCTCTCGCAGCCCCAGGGGCTGGTGCTGCCGGTGGTGGCCGGCGCGGCCACGATGGTCGCCGTCTTCAGCCGCTACATGCGCTCGGCCACGCTGGAGAACCTCACCGAGGACTACGTGCGCACGGCGCGGGCCGGCGGCACCCGTCCCCGGGCCATCCTGACGCGGCACGTCTTCCGCAACTCGCTGACCCCCGTGGTGGCCATGCTCGGCTACTACATACCGGTCCTCTTCGGCGGCGCGCTGGTGGTGGAGCAGCTCTTCAACTACCCCGGCATGGGCCTGCTGTTCTGGACCGCCGCCCAGTCCTCCGACTATCCCGTGCTGCTGGGCTGCGTCCTGGTCATCTCGGTCGCCACCGTGACCGGCACCCTCCTGGCCGACGTCCTGCAACGCGTCATCGACCCCCGAGTGAAGGCAGGTCGGTCATGA
- a CDS encoding dipeptide ABC transporter ATP-binding protein produces the protein MSAVRPPAAPATGGHILELDDLGVVFTTETGTVQAVRGVSLSVAPGETLALVGESGSGKSTVALAAMGLLAGNARATGTAVVDGTDIVGADEEQLSGLRGSTVSMVFQEPATALDPLTRVGKQIAEVIRNHRRISAADAAARAVELLRRVGIPEPEQRARSYPFQLSGGQRQRVVIAMAIANEPALLIADEPTTALDVTVQAEILDLLRRLAAETGTGVLLVTHNMGVVADFADRVAVMYQGAIVETGPVEDVLLRPTHDYTRRLLSAVPRLSVAESGAPGQSGAPGASGTSGASGERRADEPGAAPGGEPAVELRDVSVVFGRGKQAVHALKGVSFAVHPGETLGLVGESGSGKSTASRVALGLITPTAGSVTLFGADLAATRARARRALRAGIGVVLQDPVASLDARMTVGECVAEPLRIHRRKLSGRERESLVADVLDRVRLPREVARRAPRELSGGQRQRVSLARALVLEPRLLVADEPTSALDVSVQQAVLEVIGELQEELGFACLFVSHDLAVVQQFARRVVVMRAGRAEEQGLTSATLLHPETDYTRRLLAAVPVPDPVVQRGRRAERLATLAAGRTEEQG, from the coding sequence ATGAGCGCCGTTCGACCACCGGCCGCTCCCGCCACCGGCGGGCACATCCTCGAACTCGACGACCTGGGCGTCGTCTTCACCACGGAGACCGGCACGGTGCAGGCCGTGCGCGGCGTGTCCCTGAGCGTCGCGCCCGGCGAGACGCTCGCCCTGGTCGGCGAGTCGGGCTCGGGCAAGTCCACCGTCGCGCTGGCCGCCATGGGCCTGCTCGCCGGCAACGCCCGGGCCACCGGAACGGCCGTCGTCGACGGCACCGACATCGTCGGCGCCGACGAGGAACAGCTGTCGGGGCTGCGCGGCTCGACCGTCTCCATGGTGTTCCAGGAACCGGCCACCGCGCTCGACCCGCTCACCCGGGTCGGCAAGCAGATCGCCGAGGTGATCCGCAACCACCGGCGGATCTCCGCGGCGGACGCCGCCGCGCGCGCCGTCGAACTGCTGCGCCGCGTCGGCATCCCCGAGCCCGAGCAGCGGGCCCGCTCCTACCCGTTCCAGCTCTCCGGCGGCCAGCGCCAGCGCGTCGTCATCGCCATGGCCATCGCCAACGAACCGGCGTTGCTGATCGCCGACGAGCCCACCACCGCGCTCGACGTGACCGTGCAGGCCGAGATCCTCGACCTGCTGCGGCGGCTCGCCGCGGAGACCGGCACGGGTGTCCTGCTGGTCACCCACAACATGGGCGTCGTCGCGGACTTCGCGGACCGGGTCGCGGTGATGTACCAGGGCGCCATCGTGGAGACCGGGCCCGTCGAGGACGTGCTGCTGCGTCCGACGCACGACTACACCAGGCGCCTGCTGTCCGCCGTACCGCGCCTGTCCGTTGCCGAGTCCGGTGCGCCCGGTCAGTCCGGTGCGCCCGGTGCGTCGGGTACGTCGGGTGCGTCCGGTGAGCGACGGGCGGACGAGCCGGGTGCCGCGCCCGGCGGAGAGCCCGCGGTGGAGCTCAGGGACGTCTCGGTGGTCTTCGGCCGCGGGAAGCAGGCGGTGCACGCCCTCAAGGGCGTCTCCTTCGCCGTCCACCCCGGGGAGACCCTCGGCCTGGTGGGAGAGTCGGGCTCCGGCAAGTCCACCGCCTCCCGGGTGGCGCTCGGCCTGATCACGCCCACGGCCGGGTCCGTCACCCTCTTCGGCGCCGACCTGGCCGCCACCCGCGCGCGGGCCCGGCGTGCGCTGCGGGCCGGCATCGGCGTCGTCCTCCAGGATCCGGTCGCCTCGCTCGACGCCCGTATGACGGTCGGCGAGTGTGTCGCGGAGCCGCTGCGGATCCACCGCCGGAAGCTGTCCGGCAGGGAGCGGGAGTCCCTGGTCGCCGACGTGCTGGACCGGGTCCGGCTGCCGCGCGAGGTGGCCCGGCGCGCGCCGCGCGAGCTCTCCGGCGGCCAGCGCCAGCGCGTGAGCCTCGCGCGCGCCCTGGTCCTCGAACCCCGCCTGCTGGTGGCGGACGAACCCACCAGCGCCCTGGACGTGAGCGTGCAGCAGGCGGTCCTCGAAGTGATCGGCGAACTGCAGGAGGAGCTGGGCTTCGCCTGCCTCTTCGTCTCCCACGACCTGGCCGTCGTGCAGCAGTTCGCCCGCCGGGTGGTCGTGATGCGGGCGGGGCGGGCCGAGGAGCAGGGCCTGACGTCGGCCACCCTGCTGCACCCGGAGACCGACTACACCCGACGTCTGCTGGCCGCGGTGCCCGTGCCCGACCCCGTGGTGCAGCGCGGCCGCCGGGCCGAGCGGCTGGCGACCCTCGCCGCCGGGCGGACGGAGGAGCAGGGGTGA
- the fusH gene encoding fusidic acid esterase FusH — MRHVSGISIANSEGPSVATTIPKKGSTLLNKGIRTRQARGALAGGMVLTAAAALLTAGPAAQAISGEPAAATDHAFTARLHIGEGDTLRGCSAALVHQQWLLTATSCFAATPGGEVKSGKPALKSTATLGGKTLGIVEVVPRDDRDVAMVRLAEPVTTIEPVRLAADAPVAAETLLGAGFGRTRTEWVPDLLHTGEFRVDSVTDTTVELTGQDGVSVCKGDTGGPALRGTGGDVELAAVHSRSWQGGCFGETETRTGAVDSRTDGLADWVKDVRNRDRTHSADVDGDGKADLVVLRSNGDVVVHRNLGDSFAPGRVMSGGWGLFVTWKDLGRLYFADVNGDRKADMIVHTNDGNIEVRFNHGTYWDQGTHWSGGWGRFIDGSDLGRLYFADVDGDGKADMIVHTNDGNVEVRFNHGTYWDQGTHWSGGWGRFVTWKDLGRLYFADVDGDRKADMIVHTNDGNVEVRFNHGTYWDQGTHWSGGWGRFVDGSDLGSLEFGDATGDGKADLLVHTKDGKIALRTNHGTYWDQGKFMITL, encoded by the coding sequence ATGCGTCACGTGTCAGGTATTTCCATTGCCAATTCGGAAGGCCCTTCAGTGGCCACGACGATTCCGAAGAAGGGAAGTACGTTGCTCAACAAAGGAATCCGCACGCGGCAGGCTCGCGGGGCCCTGGCCGGCGGCATGGTCCTGACGGCCGCCGCCGCCCTGCTCACCGCGGGGCCGGCCGCGCAGGCGATTTCCGGCGAGCCCGCGGCCGCGACCGACCACGCCTTCACCGCCCGGCTGCACATCGGCGAGGGCGACACCCTCCGCGGCTGCTCCGCCGCTCTGGTGCACCAGCAGTGGCTGCTGACCGCCACCAGCTGTTTCGCCGCCACGCCGGGCGGCGAGGTCAAGTCCGGCAAGCCCGCGCTGAAGTCGACGGCGACCCTGGGCGGCAAGACCCTCGGCATAGTCGAGGTCGTTCCGCGCGACGACCGGGACGTGGCCATGGTCCGGCTCGCCGAGCCCGTCACCACCATCGAGCCCGTGCGACTTGCCGCGGACGCCCCCGTGGCGGCCGAGACCCTGCTCGGTGCCGGGTTCGGACGGACCCGGACGGAGTGGGTCCCGGACCTGTTGCACACCGGTGAGTTCCGGGTGGACTCCGTCACCGACACCACCGTGGAGCTGACCGGTCAGGACGGGGTGTCCGTGTGCAAGGGCGACACCGGCGGCCCGGCCCTGCGCGGCACGGGTGGTGACGTCGAGCTGGCCGCCGTGCACAGCCGGTCCTGGCAGGGCGGGTGCTTCGGCGAGACGGAGACCCGGACCGGCGCGGTGGACTCCAGGACCGACGGCCTGGCGGACTGGGTGAAGGACGTCCGCAACCGCGACCGGACCCACTCGGCCGACGTCGACGGCGACGGCAAGGCCGACCTCGTCGTCCTCCGCTCGAACGGCGACGTCGTCGTCCACCGCAACCTGGGCGACAGCTTCGCCCCCGGCCGGGTCATGTCCGGCGGCTGGGGCCTCTTCGTGACCTGGAAGGACCTGGGCCGGCTCTACTTCGCCGACGTCAACGGCGACCGCAAGGCCGACATGATCGTCCACACCAACGACGGCAACATCGAGGTGCGCTTCAACCACGGCACCTACTGGGACCAGGGCACGCACTGGTCCGGCGGCTGGGGCCGCTTCATCGACGGCAGCGACCTGGGCCGGCTCTACTTCGCCGACGTCGACGGCGACGGCAAGGCGGACATGATCGTCCACACGAACGACGGCAACGTCGAGGTGCGCTTCAACCACGGCACCTACTGGGACCAGGGCACGCACTGGTCCGGCGGCTGGGGCCGCTTCGTGACCTGGAAGGACCTGGGCCGGCTCTACTTCGCCGATGTGGACGGCGACCGCAAGGCGGACATGATCGTCCACACGAACGACGGCAACGTCGAGGTGCGCTTCAACCACGGCACCTACTGGGACCAGGGCACGCACTGGTCCGGCGGCTGGGGCCGCTTCGTCGACGGCAGCGACCTCGGGTCCCTCGAGTTCGGCGACGCCACCGGTGACGGCAAGGCCGACCTGCTCGTCCACACCAAGGACGGGAAGATCGCCCTCCGCACCAACCACGGCACCTACTGGGACCAGGGCAAGTTCATGATCACGCTCTGA
- a CDS encoding ROK family protein, with the protein MSGPDAPVFAGVDIGGTTTQVVLCDEELKVLDRADTATPARTGGRAMIAATLDALAVVRARTPGRLAAVGVGAAGVVDAAGGHILVASDSFTDWAGFPVTAALRTALGVPAFLDNDVNAFLRGEIACGAAADEEDVLGMTLGTGVGGALWTGGELRTGAHGAAGEIGHVPGFGDLPCTCGGRGHLETLASARSLRARYGERTGRELTAREVAEAARDGDADAHAVFAAAGAGIARAIVMTAGLVDIGTVVIGGGVSGAWTLLEPLIRGPLAAEPPISGHPVKLLRAALGTDAVPLGAAARARHELTARWAPGRWAPGR; encoded by the coding sequence GTGAGCGGTCCCGACGCCCCGGTCTTCGCCGGGGTCGACATCGGCGGCACCACCACCCAGGTGGTGCTCTGCGACGAGGAACTGAAGGTGCTCGACCGCGCGGACACGGCCACTCCGGCCCGTACCGGCGGCCGGGCGATGATCGCCGCGACACTCGACGCGCTCGCCGTCGTGCGGGCGCGCACCCCCGGCCGGCTGGCCGCCGTGGGGGTGGGCGCGGCCGGAGTGGTCGACGCGGCCGGCGGTCACATCCTGGTGGCCAGCGACTCCTTCACCGACTGGGCCGGTTTCCCGGTGACCGCGGCCCTGCGCACCGCACTGGGCGTACCGGCCTTCCTCGACAACGACGTCAACGCGTTCCTGCGCGGCGAGATCGCGTGCGGTGCGGCGGCGGACGAGGAGGACGTCCTCGGCATGACCCTGGGCACCGGCGTCGGCGGGGCGTTGTGGACGGGGGGCGAGCTGCGCACCGGAGCGCACGGTGCGGCCGGCGAGATCGGCCACGTCCCCGGCTTCGGCGACCTGCCGTGCACCTGCGGCGGCCGCGGCCACCTGGAGACGCTGGCCTCGGCCCGTTCGCTGCGGGCCCGCTACGGCGAGCGCACCGGGCGGGAGCTGACGGCCCGCGAGGTGGCCGAGGCGGCCCGGGACGGGGACGCCGACGCCCACGCCGTGTTCGCGGCGGCGGGCGCCGGTATCGCCCGCGCGATCGTGATGACCGCCGGCCTCGTCGACATCGGCACGGTCGTGATCGGAGGAGGGGTCAGCGGCGCCTGGACGCTGCTGGAACCGCTGATCCGGGGTCCGCTCGCCGCCGAACCGCCGATCAGCGGCCACCCCGTCAAGCTGCTGCGGGCGGCCCTGGGAACCGACGCCGTGCCGCTGGGCGCGGCGGCCCGGGCACGCCACGAGCTGACCGCCCGCTGGGCCCCGGGCCGCTGGGCCCCGGGCCGCTGA
- a CDS encoding trypsin-like serine protease — translation MFAMPRPARLTALSAALLAGALASSSVPAHATAGAPATEAKLDFAVRLTIGTDYRACSGALVDAQWVLTAASCFADDPARSVAVPAGKPERLTRATVGRADSGVANGYVREVVELVPHPNRDMVLARLDKAVPDIAPVPLAAGAPDPGAPLTAVGFGRTKDEWVPVQRHQGAFTVTSVTADAVNVTGQDGDAVCAGDAGGPLLRNKDGALQLVGVNSRSMQGGCFGSDSTSTEAVAAANDVDFVRQTVNRDLGTGNLSDLVASADFNADGRTDIAAVLDDGSLHAFYTKPDGTLEYGRELWNDNTWGPMVQIIGGDFDDDGNADIAAVRSDGTLNLYTGTPTGMLNKSKPMWHDTSWKTIEQVSRFTFDGRDGLIAQWGNGNLYGYYTGADGVLTGDKVKMWPDATWGTTRLTGTTDINADGRDDLAAVRDDGSLNWYAGNSAGGLDLARKLWPDNTWTPMKRIVGGDFNGDGKGDIAAVGGQGTLLLYTGTGTGTLNKGVAMRPAQ, via the coding sequence ATGTTTGCCATGCCGCGCCCCGCCCGGCTCACCGCCCTGTCCGCCGCCCTGCTGGCCGGCGCCCTGGCGTCCAGCTCCGTCCCGGCTCACGCCACCGCCGGCGCCCCGGCCACCGAAGCGAAACTGGACTTCGCCGTCCGGCTGACCATAGGCACCGACTACCGCGCGTGCTCGGGCGCCCTGGTGGACGCGCAGTGGGTGCTCACCGCGGCGAGCTGCTTCGCGGACGACCCCGCCCGGTCGGTCGCCGTCCCGGCCGGAAAGCCCGAGCGGCTCACCCGGGCCACCGTGGGCCGTGCCGACTCCGGCGTCGCCAACGGCTATGTGCGCGAGGTGGTCGAACTCGTCCCGCACCCGAACCGGGACATGGTTCTCGCCCGGCTCGACAAGGCCGTCCCCGACATCGCCCCGGTGCCCCTCGCGGCCGGCGCACCGGACCCCGGCGCACCACTCACGGCCGTCGGCTTCGGACGCACGAAGGACGAATGGGTGCCCGTCCAGCGTCACCAGGGCGCCTTCACGGTCACCTCGGTCACCGCCGACGCGGTCAACGTCACCGGCCAGGACGGCGACGCCGTGTGCGCCGGTGACGCCGGCGGCCCGCTGCTCCGGAACAAGGACGGTGCCCTCCAGCTGGTGGGCGTCAACAGCCGCTCGATGCAGGGCGGCTGCTTCGGGTCGGACTCGACCAGTACGGAAGCCGTCGCCGCGGCGAACGACGTCGACTTCGTGCGACAGACCGTCAACCGCGATCTCGGCACCGGCAACCTGAGCGACCTGGTGGCCTCCGCGGACTTCAACGCCGACGGCCGCACCGACATCGCCGCCGTCCTGGACGACGGATCCCTGCACGCCTTCTACACCAAGCCCGACGGGACGCTGGAGTACGGGCGCGAACTGTGGAACGACAACACCTGGGGCCCGATGGTGCAGATCATCGGCGGTGACTTCGACGACGACGGCAACGCAGACATCGCCGCGGTGCGAAGCGACGGCACCCTCAACCTGTACACGGGCACCCCCACCGGCATGCTCAACAAGAGCAAGCCCATGTGGCACGACACGTCCTGGAAGACCATCGAGCAGGTCTCCCGGTTCACCTTCGACGGCCGTGACGGTCTGATCGCCCAGTGGGGCAACGGCAACCTCTACGGCTACTACACCGGCGCCGACGGCGTGCTGACCGGCGACAAGGTCAAGATGTGGCCGGACGCCACCTGGGGCACAACCCGCCTCACCGGCACCACCGACATCAACGCCGACGGCCGCGACGACCTGGCCGCGGTGCGGGACGACGGCAGCCTGAACTGGTACGCGGGCAATTCCGCGGGGGGCCTCGACCTCGCCCGCAAGCTGTGGCCGGACAACACCTGGACCCCCATGAAGCGCATCGTCGGCGGCGACTTCAACGGTGACGGCAAGGGAGACATCGCCGCCGTCGGCGGTCAGGGCACGCTGCTCCTGTACACCGGGACCGGCACCGGCACGCTCAACAAGGGCGTGGCCATGCGCCCCGCGCAGTAG
- a CDS encoding ABC transporter permease: MSSLTSLDGLAAKPERAASGTRLAVRRFLRNRLAVVGLGVVVFFVLFCFVGPLLYTTDQTHTLLQQVNQSPSGAHWLGTDAVGHDELGRLMYGGKVSLIVGLSAGVLATVIGTLWGAAAGYAGGWIDAVMMRVVDAGIAIPALFILLVVSAITTPDLTGLVLILGLISWLVPSRLVRAETLTLKNRDFVLTLRAIGGTHARAIIRHILPNSVSTVIVAATFQIADAILLVAYVSYLGLGVQPPSTDWGGMLSSGMTAAYSGYWWLIVPPGLAIILVVWAFNAIGDGLRDAFDVRGRA, from the coding sequence ATGAGCTCCCTCACCTCCCTTGACGGGCTCGCCGCCAAGCCCGAGCGCGCCGCCTCCGGCACCCGGCTCGCGGTCCGCCGCTTCCTGCGCAACCGCCTCGCCGTGGTCGGGCTCGGGGTCGTGGTCTTCTTCGTGCTGTTCTGCTTCGTGGGTCCGCTGCTCTACACCACCGACCAGACGCACACGCTGCTCCAGCAGGTCAACCAGTCGCCCAGCGGAGCCCACTGGCTCGGCACCGACGCGGTCGGCCACGACGAACTGGGCCGGTTGATGTACGGCGGCAAGGTGTCCCTGATCGTCGGTCTGTCGGCCGGTGTCCTGGCCACGGTCATCGGCACCCTGTGGGGGGCCGCGGCCGGCTACGCGGGCGGCTGGATCGACGCGGTCATGATGCGGGTGGTGGACGCGGGCATCGCCATCCCCGCCCTGTTCATCCTGCTGGTGGTCTCCGCGATCACCACCCCCGACCTGACCGGCCTGGTCCTCATCCTCGGTCTCATCTCCTGGCTCGTGCCCTCGCGCCTGGTGCGGGCGGAGACGCTGACACTGAAGAACCGGGACTTCGTCCTCACCCTGCGCGCGATCGGCGGCACCCACGCGCGCGCCATCATCCGGCACATCCTGCCGAACTCGGTGTCGACCGTCATCGTGGCGGCCACCTTCCAGATCGCCGACGCGATCCTCCTGGTGGCCTACGTCTCCTACCTCGGTCTGGGCGTCCAGCCCCCGTCCACGGACTGGGGCGGCATGCTCTCGTCCGGCATGACCGCGGCCTACTCGGGCTACTGGTGGCTGATCGTGCCGCCCGGCCTCGCCATCATCCTGGTGGTGTGGGCGTTCAACGCGATCGGAGACGGACTCCGGGACGCATTCGACGTGAGGGGGCGGGCATGA